A stretch of the Deltaproteobacteria bacterium genome encodes the following:
- a CDS encoding elongation factor Tu, with product LQVELITPIALERELRFAIREGGRTVGAGVVTEIME from the coding sequence CTGCAGGTGGAGTTGATCACACCTATTGCCCTGGAGAGGGAGTTGCGGTTTGCCATCCGGGAGGGTGGCCGCACAGTAGGGGCAGGCGTGGTCACCGAGATCATGGAGTAA
- the rpmG gene encoding 50S ribosomal protein L33, translating into MRIIVTLACTECKRRNYTTTKNKKTKPDKLGFRKYCRFCQRHTLHREIR; encoded by the coding sequence ATGAGGATAATTGTCACCCTTGCCTGTACAGAGTGTAAGAGGAGGAATTACACCACTACGAAAAACAAAAAGACTAAACCGGATAAGTTAGGGTTCAGGAAATATTGCCGTTTTTGCCAAAGGCATACCCTTCATAGAGAAATAAGATAG
- the secE gene encoding preprotein translocase subunit SecE, which yields MAVDTKKIIQFLKEVKFELKRVTWPSRKEMMAGTVVVLIIVFITAFFLGIVDLGLSKLIKMILKD from the coding sequence ATGGCCGTTGATACAAAGAAGATCATTCAATTCTTAAAGGAGGTCAAGTTTGAGCTCAAGCGGGTTACTTGGCCCTCACGCAAGGAAATGATGGCGGGGACAGTAGTGGTGCTGATCATCGTTTTTATCACGGCCTTCTTTTTAGGGATCGTAGACTTAGGTCTTTCCAAGTTGATCAAGATGATCCTAAAGGATTGA